The following DNA comes from Triticum aestivum cultivar Chinese Spring chromosome 3D, IWGSC CS RefSeq v2.1, whole genome shotgun sequence.
GCGTTGGCCGACCTACGCTTTTGTCGCCCACAAATGCGCAAACACTACAAAGCTCTTGATAGAGGTCATACAAATGGCATGTGTGCATGGAGTGAAGCACACAAGTGCATGGAAGGCCAAACAAGCTGCGTTTAAGATATTGTATGATGAAGGGGAACAAGCATACAACCGCCTCCCTAAATTGTTGGGAGCGATGACCGCAAGAAACCCGGGCATGTATTATGTGGTGAAGCCACACCCTTCGAAGACTACAATGCTAGCATATTACTCCCTCAGTTTCTAAATCTAAGTTTTTTAAAAAATTGCAAatgaactacaacatacggatgtatatagacatattttaaagtgtagattcactcattttgctccgtatatagtcacttgttggaatttctagaaagacttatatttgggaacggagggagtatatggtatCACAAGAGAACGCTGATCATCATGTATTATGTCAGTAAGCTCATCGGCTACACCATCATACATTTGCACTTTCTTACCAGAGCAAACTACATTACTTCCATGAAGCATCCACTGATATTGGCAAGAAGAGAGCGTAGATTCATCAAAAATCACTTTTATTAACAGAAAGCACAAAATGCTCTCATCCAATCATAATAAGAGAGCATGAATAAGTATCCTTGTGTGGTCAAACGTGACAAGACGCACTGTCACAAGGCTGGAGTTGACAGTAAAAAACAGGTCAATTTTGAACAGTGGAGAGGAAGTTAGGCGCCATGATCTCGAGCAGCCCCTTGGGGTTGTCCACGTGAACCCaatggccggagttggggaggacgtGGAGCGACACTTTCCCCGCGTCAGGTCTGCTGCCTCTCCTTGACAGTGCTTCTAGCCTCTGGACATCCTCAGGGTGCCATCTATCACTGAGCTCTGCCTGTACTATTGAGATCTCCAAACCCTTTGGTGGGTTTTCCAGCAGTCCCCAGTAGCTTCTATCTCTGAAAATTAACAGTAACTTAACTCAGTTTGAATACAGCAACGTGTTGAATATGTTTGGATGATGCAGGATTACATGACAACTAGTACGCCAATGGATTGAAGATACCAACACAGGGCAATAATCAGACAAGAGGAAGTGTTGTTGAGGCAAAAGATAAACTGATTGCTACCTGTAAGAATTAAACATGTCTGTGGCAGCCTGAAGATCAAAAGCCCAGGTCACATGTTCATTGTCCTTCTTCAAGTTGCTGCCAATCCAGTCTGAAAGTGATTTGGAGAATCCCAGGCTGACCATGTGGTCCACAACCCACCTGATAGCAAACAGTCATAACATTAAGAATCTGAACAAAAGTGAATTATTTAGTAGTTCATGCTAATTATCTTGAAAGAGCCAAAATGTCAGCTCTGCTCCTTCAAGGCTTCATGAGTAAGTTAGTGCAAGATAATCGTTGGACCAGGCAGGCGTCAACCATTTTACAATAAGAGGACTATGCTTCCTACTCGCCCGGACAAATATTGGATGTCTGGATACTAAAAATTACTCGCCCTGAGCATCAAAGTAACCAAGCCAGTTGACATTTGAAATGCACGGTGTGTTTAAGGTTATTTTAGTGCTCTGAGCATCTAGCAAAATTTTGATTCCATGTACACCCTTCCGGCACATGGTTACACACACTATAGCCTAGAATTTAACATGTACTGGTTTTGGAATACATACTGACTAGAATTATCAATATAACGAATTGTCATTTCTTGTTCTGTCATTCCATCTTTCGGCGTTGTTATCAGCCTTTGTGCCATGTACTCATACACCACACTGTTTGCACATGAACCTTTTCTGTGTGATGGGTCGCTACATTAATGTTTGGTCAAGTGATGTACGCACTAGATTTGTTTGCTGATGCCCACTATTCGATAAAATGAGCAGATTGAATAGTACACTTTAAATTAATATTTCAGATGGATTAGGAAGGAGAGAAATATATCTTATCGAGGGAATGTAAAAGAATTACTTGCGCGATGGAAGCGATGAAGGAAGACTTGCTAGTGTTTGCAAAACCCGTTCAACTTCACCGTCACTGTTATCTATTTGTACTTCTCCAGGGACAGAATCAAGCACCCAGAGCTGTTCTGCATCAAAGGAAATAAATGAGACAGGGATACACATTCTTTATCCCCTTGACCCAGTAATGTTCAGTAAGCGTGACCAATCAAAATAATCAGGGGATAAAGATGATGCCAAGAAATCAACTACCAAGTACAAAAGGCAATAAATTGTCATTCTCACAACAGAATCACAACAAATTCTCCGGAGGTTGTACTGGGATGCTACATTAGGATCTCTTACACATCTCAAAGCATACTTTACTTTGTTACACATAGTGAACTACATGATTCTTGTTTCCTTCGTGTCACCTTTTTCATATGTAACAGTAGGATTTTCTAGATCAACACTGCATGACTATGTAAATAAGTATAAACTGCACCTACTGTAAGTTGCAAAATCAGACAATTTATGCACAAGAACAATAATAAAACAATTGGCAAACAGAAGAACTAATATGTTAGAACCAATCACGTGGAAGCTAAAAATAACTCACTGAACCTGTTTGGGAAGAGCAGCAGATTCTCCGTAATCGCCACGGGAGCAACTCTCCGCGAAATCCAGTGCAACCTTTCCACCCATGGAGTGACCCACGACGACATCTGGCCATGTCCAGCCCCGAGCCTTCACCAAATCAGCAAGATCTTTGGCCGCACTCGACATATCATGGGGCGGGCTCAGCCCTTTGATCCTGGCTGAGCTCCCATGGTTCCTCAAATCCACAAGAACCATCTTCCACTCTACAAACACAAACACACACGCATACAAATCACAAAATTCAGGTCTCTAAACAAACTCCCGGCCTGTGACTGTAAGCAAGCGCTGAGCTATGTAAAATGCCGAGCACATTGACGATTCTCCAACGTTCAATGGATACCACAACGATCAGTAGCAGTGCTAACTGTTAAACAGATATACGCATTTAATAAAGGGGGTATTCTGCGGCAGTTACCGTCGGCGGGGGAGCGGTCGCGGAGCTGGGAGGCGAGGGTGCGGGAGAAGGTGCGCCAGTTGCGGCCGGAGCCCAGGAGGCCGTGGAGGACGAAGGCGGTGGCGGTAGGCGGCTTCTCCGGGGAGAGCTGGATCTCGTGGAAGGCGAGGGTTTCGGTCTGGTGGGCGGCGTCCGAGTGGACGGAGGAGGAGAGGAGCAGGCGCCAGGGAGACCAGGAggcgggggaggagaggaggcgcgagcggagggaggaggaggacgctCGGAGGGACGCCGCCATGGCCGATCGCTCCGCGGGAGTTCTCGCCAGGCGACGCGGCGATGGGGTAATGGCTGCCGAGCCGAAGAGCACAGAACgaacagaaaaaaataaagatGAGCtgaaaacaggaaaaaaaaaaTATGACAGCTGTGGGATTTGAACCCACGCCCTTCCGGACCAGAGCCTAAATCTGGCGCCTTAGACCACTCGGCCAAACTGTCTTGATGTACGTACTGAGTTGGCTAATTTATTAAACCTAACGAGGAATTAGGATAGTCCTCCAATATCTATGAAGAAACTAAAAAGATGGACAACCGCACATCTTTTATTTCAATTCCATTTTCAGAGATGGACAACCGCACAGTCGATGTGTCTAGGAGTATCATTTCATCGACTAGCACGGTAGTGGCAGAACTTGGCCCAAATAGCTGGGTGGGTGGGCCGGCTGATAGAAATAGCTATTGGCGGAGAGTTGCCTTAAAGAAAATCTCATAGTTGGGCGGGGCCAGGGCCCTTTGGCTTTGTTGTAGCACCGCCATTGTAGCACGGGTCGGCCCAATGGAAGGAAGATGAAAAAGAAGGAGAGGTGGAGGCGATGAATAACAATACCGATGAGTTGAAGAGGGCAAGAAACGAGTATACTGAGAAGAGGAGGCAATAAAAGTTAGAGATGGAGGAGAAGAAGAATGAAGAGAAGAAGGCGATATAGGGGCTATGCAAGAGAGCAAACGGAATCAACTAGACATTGAGGAGAAGATGCTCTAAATTAAGGCGGAGGTGGAGTTGCGTAGGCTCCACATGAAGGCTGATCGGGCAAGAGATGGCCGCCTGAACACCCAGAATCAGTTCATCACGATGGATCCAATGGCTGGGGAATTTTGGGCGAGTCCATGGGATATCACCATACGTTTTAGGAACCTCGAACAAGGACAAAATACACACGCCGAAGGAGGAAAGAATGGCGCAGACATCAGCGGAGTGGACGGTGCACACAACGGCGACATGTGATTTGTGCATGTCACTGGTTAATGCTTTTGTTTGTGCAAATTGTCAAAAATTATATTCATGATTGCTTGGTGTGCCAAACATTTACTTTTGGAGGGAATCTAAGTGTTTGAATGAAAAAACAGTAAAACAAATTATGGAGGTTGAGATATGGCGGCTTTGTGTTTCCGCGTCACCTCGACAGCCTCCATATTCGCATGGAACGCATTTCATATGGCGGATGGCGATCTCAGATACGgagactctgctagagttgctctaaggtaTGCATGCTTTAGAAATTCATTTATGGATTaaagcaagcatctcagagttggaacatttgttttgatgagGCGGCCAAAGGATTTCACTTCATCAAGAACAAAATAAAAAATGAACCTTGTGTTTATAacaaaatttagtgagagattggTCGTGTTTCCAATCATAATTTTTttggaaaaagtccattttaaaccttgaacttgtagagGTTAGACGAAATGGACCCCCAAGTCAAAATCCTGGTCGATTGCACATTaaactatgcaatcccggtctaaatcgaACCCTGACATCATTTGAACCGGGATTCGTCTGGTGGGCCGGCCCGCTAAATTATTCTTTCGTTCAATAACAACAATTCCAAAAGGCGCACACCCTGGGGAGCTCGTAACTTTCGCTGAGCCATTTTTGTTTTGAAATAACTTTTGCTTCAAAAAAAAGTTCGGAGCGATGATCGTGCACACCCTGGGACCTCGTAACTTTCACTGGGCCGGTTCCTGGTACTCGcgccaaaaaagcaaaaaaaaaacacctCAAGAAAAGTTCAGAGGGTGGATCGAACTCGCGCCATGAGAGCATCGAACTACTAGTATGAATAACCACCTGACCTACTGTGCGCTACTGGTAAATAGCAAGGCGAAAGTTATAAGTACATTTGTAGTCGCGTAATTTATCACACATGTAAAAGGTTACTGTAGcaatttgtttttaatatttttaaaCATTTTGGGAAAAGCTCATGAATTACAGAAAAGTTCATTTGTTTTGAAAAAATAATCAATTTTGAAAAACAAACCGCCAGGACATATTGTTTCTacattgtttccaaatcccataAATATTTTTTTGAATGCGCAAATTATTTTGCAGTATAAAAAACCGGCCTGGAGCTACTGAATAGCAGGCGCGAAAAAAATCTGAAAAGTTATGCGGGAGCATCTCAAACACGCGACCTAGTGAGTTCAACAGATAGATTCACAGCGCGAAACATTATGTACCGAACTGCTTTTGAACATTTTGCAAATATTTTGCACTGAAAATTTTGTAATATCCATTGAATATTTTCTTAATACACAATAAACATTTTAAattatacacaatgaacatttttaaatatatgatgaacatttttaaatacacattAAATATTAGGGTAATATACcactgaacaaaatttaaaaacatagggAAAATTTATATTCATTGAGCAATTTCTAATATACAATTAACAATTTATTTTGCATGATGAACTTTTTCGTAATATAAATAGGAAAATGATCCGAAGGAAATagaaaaaagaaatcataaaaaaggaaaaagaaaagaatataaatataaataaaaaaagaaaaacgaaaagaaagcaaaaccagtaaagagaaacaaaaaaaataacAAACGAAAAATGGAAGCAACAAGGCGCTGACGTGAACTGGGCCGGCCTATCCACGGGCGCTGCGAGCGTTTCCTCTCCAATCCCGGTCCACGTCAACAATCCCTGTTTGGGAAATGATCCGAAGGTTCGATTTAGACCGAGATTGCATAGTTCAggtgcaatcgaccgggatttTAACTTGGGGGTTCATTCCGCCGGACCTCTACAATTtcaaggtttaaaatggactttttcctttctttttttttttgaaaaagaggatAACCCTCTGTATCgagtgatgcacacaaccatatactccctccgttttataatttagtacttcctccatttcacaatgtagtgcctatagatttttgtgaaagtcaaactttgtcaactttgaccaagtgtatagagaaaactgtctacatctacaataccaaacatgtacaTTCTAAAAATATAACTCATGATGTATCCAATGATGTGCATTTTGTAGtctagatgtacctacttttctctGTGGATATGGTTAAAGTTTGTAATATTTAACTTTTGCAAAAATGCACTacatgaacagagggagtatctgtaATCGTACATttcacatgcaaatcatagagcTGAATGGTGGGTGCACCATTCAGATCTGCTGCGGGATTCTTCGAGATCATTTGGTGATGCCTGCTGCACCTGTGGCGGCTGTGTCCATTGGCTCGATGTCGATGAGGAGGCCCTGAGCCGGGGACGGCAGCGGGTACCTGGAGAAGCTGCCGTCGCAGCCGTCGGCGAGCTTCCACTTGAACCCGGTGACGATGTAGTGCATGGCCACCAGCGCCTCCACCCTAGCGAACTCGTTTCCCGGGCACACGGTCGCGCCGCCGCCGAACGCCACGAAGCTGTAGGGCGGTACCGGGCTC
Coding sequences within:
- the LOC123079843 gene encoding protein ABHD11, whose product is MAASLRASSSSLRSRLLSSPASWSPWRLLLSSSVHSDAAHQTETLAFHEIQLSPEKPPTATAFVLHGLLGSGRNWRTFSRTLASQLRDRSPADEWKMVLVDLRNHGSSARIKGLSPPHDMSSAAKDLADLVKARGWTWPDVVVGHSMGGKVALDFAESCSRGDYGESAALPKQLWVLDSVPGEVQIDNSDGEVERVLQTLASLPSSLPSRKWVVDHMVSLGFSKSLSDWIGSNLKKDNEHVTWAFDLQAATDMFNSYRDRSYWGLLENPPKGLEISIVQAELSDRWHPEDVQRLEALSRRGSRPDAGKVSLHVLPNSGHWVHVDNPKGLLEIMAPNFLSTVQN